ATTTTTGCCCTATCAAAAACTTCAATATTCGCTGGTGGCTATGCTATACTACTCATAGTATGTATATTTAATATCACAGGAGATTATATCACATGTTTGAGATTCTTGAAAAATTTGTAAAACATCTCGCAAAGCTAGATGAATACTATGTTTTAAGGCAAGAAAAAGAGCATATTATTATAGGGACTAAAATAATAATTAAGGAGCATAAGGAATTTTTGGGCAATGTTTTCCAACCGAGAACTCAGAATGTAGATAAAGAGCTGCCAGTTTTCTTTCTTGTCACGATCGCAGCAAAGCCATTAGAAATTGATAAGATTTTTCTAAAAAATGAATTGCCGCTCTTGAGTATTAATAACAAAAAAGGAATTGCGACCGTAGAAGGCGTAAAAACTCTATTAGATGAGTTTGTGAACGATAACTTTGAATATTAATAGAATTCTACTATCTCTTTTGTTGAGGCTTGCACTGGCCTTTCGTCTCTAGGATTCTGTAAGAATTGTCCGTCTCTCAATTTGGTAAGTGCCTGCGTCATAGTATCCACTAAATCCCTACTTTCGGCGTTAGGAAAGGAAGCCGCTGCTTCATAAAATTCATCGGCAAAAGGCAATAATGTATCATATTTTGGAGGCCTAGCAGGCAACCATACTCTTCCACCTTCTATTAAAGGAGTTATATAGCGTACACGAGCTATTTTATCACCTTTAGGAATGAATGGGATAGCTCGAATGCCTGCTCTATTTAAATCTTGTATTAAAGGATCGCCTGAAGCCTTTGCCTCAATAAGACATAGATTAACTTGCCTGCCTTTAAATAATGGATTTCTTGTTTTGCCGCTATCCCTATAGTCAAAATACATACGTTTAGCCAGTTCCCTAAGTTCAGGGTATTCTATCCTTCCACGCCACATAGATAACAAAATAACATTCTCTATATGATTATTATCATAGAAAACGCCCCATGTAGTACAGGCAGAATAAGCAGACATTTCATTCGCCGTAAGTGCCGTGTCCCAACTTTGCAATATAAACTCTATTTGCGGAGGAGTGCTATCTTTCCACCAGCAGAACCAATCCTTTTTTATAATTCCACCTTCAGAGGGGCTAGGTCTTTGTTGCAATTGACCAGCTATCCTATATTGAGAACCCAAAGAATTTTTTAAGCTTTCAAGACCAGCAGCGTCAATTTTTTCA
The DNA window shown above is from Nitrospinota bacterium and carries:
- the terL gene encoding phage terminase large subunit; its protein translation is SYSQNCRALIQSPLYQKNWGNRFQFLKDQNTKKRFDNTATGYRIATSSGSGTTGEGGSMLIADDPNNASDGISDVYRENRVDWWTGVWSTRLNDRKNDCRVVVQQRIHERDITGFILSHDDINEWTKLILPMEYEAGRKSSTVVLPSTNGKIWEDPRTEEGALLWSEKIDAAGLESLKNSLGSQYRIAGQLQQRPSPSEGGIIKKDWFCWWKDSTPPQIEFILQSWDTALTANEMSAYSACTTWGVFYDNNHIENVILLSMWRGRIEYPELRELAKRMYFDYRDSGKTRNPLFKGRQVNLCLIEAKASGDPLIQDLNRAGIRAIPFIPKGDKIARVRYITPLIEGGRVWLPARPPKYDTLLPFADEFYEAAASFPNAESRDLVDTMTQALTKLRDGQFLQNPRDERPVQASTKEIVEFY